ATTCCTTGAGGCACGAGCGGCAGCCCTTGCACTTGGCCTCGTCGATGTTCGCCGTGCCGCTGCAGTGCTGCTCCATCTTCCCGGCGCGCGAGCCGCAGCCCATGCCGATGTTCTTGATGGCCCCGCCGAAGCCGGTCATCTCGTGGCCCTTGAAGTGGGTCAGGCTGATGAACACGTCCGCGTCCATGACGGCCCGGCCGATCTTGGCGGCCTTCACGTACTCGCCCCCGGCCACGGGAACCTCCACGTCGTCGGTGCCCTTGAGCCCGTCGCCGATGAGCACGGGACAGCCCACGGTCAGCGGGGTGAAGCCGTTCTCCCAGGCGCATTCCAGGTGCTCCAGGGCGTTCTTGCGCTTGCCGGGGTACATGGTGTTGCAGTCGGTCAGGAAGGGTTTGCCGCCCAGCTCCCTGACCACGTCGGCCACGGCCTTGGCGTAGTTGGGGCGCAGGTAGCTGACGTTGCCCAGCTCGCCGAAGTGCATCTTGATGGCGGCGAACTTGCCCTCCATGTCGATCTGCCCGATGCCCGCCTTTTTGATCAGCTTCTTGAGCTTGGTGGGCAGGCCGTCGCCGAAAGCCTTGGTGTGGAAATCCGTGAAAAAGACCTTCGCTTTCTCCATTCTCTTCTTCATCCTCGTGTCGAATGTCATGCCGATACGCGCCGCGCCGCCGGGATCATGCCCCGGAAGGCGCCGCCGCGTTCGCCCCTTTCCCGCGCGGGTGTCCCGAAGCGTCCGAGCGCAGCACATGATAGTGGCAGCGGGGTTCCGGTGATAGGCACGATTTTCCTTTTTCCTTGCACGATCCTGCAGATTTTCCGCTCTTCGGGCATCCGCGTGGGGCCGTGCGAGGCCATGTGAGGCCATGTGAGGCCATGTGAGGGAAGAAGGCGCTCGCGGCCGGTCGGCACCGCGCCTCGCGCCAAGGCGGAAGCGGCCCGGCGCGGAGGGCCGTGGCCGCACGGCTCACGTCCGTGCGGATCGCACGGGCCGTGCCACGGAGGATGAAGGGCTCCCGGCGGCGGCCTGCGACCGCCATGTCGTCCATACGCAGAAGGGCCGCAGGCCCGCGGTCGTCCGGGCGGTGGACGTGCGGACGGCGGACGTGCGGGGCCTCGGCCGGATCACCGCCCCCGAGGCCCCGCGCAAGACGCTGTCATTGCAGGCAGCCCGGCCGGGGGCATCGCCCCCGGCGGCAGGCAGGCCTGGGCTCCTTCCCGCTCAATCCTCGGGCGCGGGACGCTTCTTCCAGGCGTTTTCGGGCGGGTAGAGCGTATTGCAGGGCATGATCCGGAGGGGAGCCGCGAGCCAGTCCTTCGTCTTCTCCAGCCACTGCACGAAGTGCGGCATCTTCCCGTGCGCCTGCACGGCCGCGTCGTCCTTGTAGACCTCGAAGAGATAGAGGACGTCGGGGTCGGAGGCGTCGTTGACGATGTTGAACATCAGGCAGCCCGGCTCGAGCTTCTCCGAGCCGATCGCGTCGGCGCGCATCTCCGCGATGAACTGTTCGCGAAACTCGGCTTTCATGTGAACCTTCACCACAAGTGCTTTCATGGTCGCGACGCTCCTTTTCCGGGCTGCTGGTTTTTCTCGGGCCTGAACGGCCGCTCCGGCAAACAGATTCTCGCTTTACCGTTCCCCAGTAGTTGCAAGCAACGTCCGGCGTCAACCAGTTCCCGCTCCGGGCGCGGGGGGCATCATCCAGGCCCTGCCCGGCGCAAGCGGCTCGCAAAATCGGCCGAACTCGCGTAGGCTGGGCTTGTAGAGGGGAGCCGATGGGCAGGGCCGCGGGGCATGCGGCCCGCCGGGGCTGCCGCGGCGGGGCCGAGCCGTCCGCCATAGCGCCCGTCATTGCGCCCGTCATGGCGTCCGCCATTGCGTCCGTCATGGCATCCGTCAGACTTCCTTCCCTCCGGGCGCCGGAATGCGCTAGGGTGGTCGCGAGACGCCGAAAACGATGCTGGAGTGAGAATATGCGACGGGAGATCGGAACGTCCCTTGCGGCCGCGTGGGCCCGGGTCCGCAGGCTGTGGTCGTCGCGGCGCGTGCGCCGCTGGGTCCTTTGGGCGGCGGGAGCCGTGGCCGCCTGGGGCCTGCTGGCCGGGCTCGCGCTGCCGCCCGTGCTGCGCTCCCAGATGGAAGCCAGGCTGTCCGACGTCCTGGGGGTGCATTGCACGGTCGAGAGCGTGCATTTCAACCCCTACACCCTGCGCCTCTCGGTCGAGAACGTGCGCGTGCCCCAGCCCTCGGGCGAGGGGGAGGCGCTCACCCTCGGCGCGCTCGAGGTCGCCCCGAGCCTCTCCTCCGTGCTGCACTTCGCGCCGATGCTGGCCCACGTGCGCCTCGTCGATCCCGTGCTGCACGTGACCCGCTTCGCGGGCGGGCGCTTCTCCTTCTCGCCGTTCCTCGCGGACGGAGAGGGCGAGGCGGAGAAGGCAGGGCCCGAGGCCCGAACCGGAGATGCGCAGACCGGAGATGCGCAGGCCGGGGATGCGCATACGGCGGAGGAGGGGCAGAAGGAAGCGCAGAAGACGGCGCCCCTGTTCCCCTTCGCGGTCAGCGATTTCGAGATCCGAAACGGCACCGTGATCTTCAACGACGCACCGTTAAAGACCGTGCACACGATCAAGGATCTGCACCTCGTGGTGCCCTTCACCTCCACCCTGGAGAGCGACCGGGACCGCGCCATCGTCCCGCGCCTGACCGCCGTGGTGGACGGCAGGCCGCTGGACGTCACGGGGCGGCTCCTGCCCTTCGCCGACCACCCGCGCACGGAGTTCGACGTGGCCGCGGGCGAGGTGGACCTCACGCGGTACAGCGGCTATCTCGCCGACGTCACGCCCCTGCGCCTCGAATCGGGCATGGTCGGGGCGGACCTGAAGCTGGTGGCCGAGCAGTCCGCCGAGCGCGGCGTGGATTTCAGCCTCTCCGGCACGCTGAACCTGCGCAACCTGCGCGTGGACGCGCCGAGCGGGAAGGGCACGGTGTTCGGGCTCACGTCCGGCCGCGTGGAGGTGGAGCGTTTCTCGCTGTCCGACCGGCGGCTCGACGTGAGCCTCGCGGAGCTGAACGGACTGTCCGCGCGCGCGGTGCGCATGGCCGACGGCCAGGTGGACTGGGAGACCTATTTCACCACCCCGCCGGAATCGGCAGGTGGCTCGGCGGCCGCGGCCCCAGAGCCCGGCCCCGGGGCCAAGGCCGCGCCCGAGCGTCCCTTCGTCACGGCAGTGCGCGAGGCCGAGGTGCGCGACGGAACGCTCGTCTGGAAGGACGAGACCGTGCCCGGCGGCGCGCAGGTGCGGCTCGGCTCCCTGGCGGCGACCCTCAAGGACTTCTCCACGCCCGGCGGCCCCGGCGCCTCCGGTCCCGCGGCCAAGGGCGGCGGCGCGTTCACGCTTTCGCTGCGCGTCGACGGGGGCGATTCCGGCAAGGGGGCGGGCAAGGCGGGCTCGCTCACGGCCGAGGGCGATCTTGCGCTCGCGCCTTTCGGCCTCTCGCTGCACCTGGACGCGAGCGCCCTGCCGCTGCCGCTCGCGCGCGGCTACCTGGCGCAGGCGCTGCCGCTCTCGCTCGACGCCGGGACAGCGGACGTCCGGGGCGAGATCGGCTTCACCGAGGCTGCGTCCGCCCAATCCGCCAAGGCCGACAAAGGCGCGAAATCCCCCAAATCCCCGAAATCCCCGGCATCCGATGCATCGGGCGAGCCGGGGCCCGGCCTCACCGTGCGCAAGGGCGCGGTGCAGCTCGCAAACCTCTCGCTCTCGCGCGACGGGCAGACGCCCGCGCTCACCCTGGGCACACTGGACGTGCCCGACGTCTCCCTCGACCTCGCCGCGCGCACGGTGTCCACCGGGCCGGTGGTCCTGACCAAGCCCGAGGTGCGCCTGGCGCGCGACGAGGACGGCTCCGTGGGGCTCTTCGTGCCGGGTGAGAAGCCTGCCCCCGCTCCCGAGTCAGCTCCCGGGGGCGCGTCCGGCGCCGCTTCGGCCGAAAAGGCGGCCGAGCCCGGCAAGGCCGCCCCCGGCAAGACCTCGGCCGACACGACAGCGTCCGGCAAGGCCGCGCCGTCCGGCAAGGCCCCGCCGTCCGGCAAAACCGCGTCCGGGCACGCCGCGCCTCCCGCCGCACCCCCGGCCGCGTCCCCGGCCCAGCCCCGGGCAGACGGGGAGTCTCCCGAATGGAAGGTGAACGTGGCCTCGCTGCGCGTGGACGAGGGGCACGTCTCCTTCGACGACCGGCATCTGGAGGACCCCGCCGAGCTCGACCTGGACGGCGTGCGCCTGACCACCGGGCCCCTCTCGCTGCAGAAGGACGCGCCGCTCGAGGCGGAGCTCGGCGCGCGCTGGCAGAAGCAGGGCGCGATCTCCGTGAAGGCCAAGGGCACGGTGGAGCCGCTCGACGTGACCCTGGACACGCGGCTGCGCGGGATGGACCTGAAGCCGCTGACCCCCTACCTGGACAATGCCACCGGTCTCGTCCTCGGCAGCTGCGAGCTCTCCTCGCGGCTCACGGTGGCGCTGCGCGAGCGCGAGGGGACGGACGGGGGAGACCGGGCAGGCGGTCCGCACGGCGGGCTGGACGTGAGCGTGGAAGGGGCCACGCGGCTGGAGAACCTCTCCCTGAAGCTGGCCGACGGCGGGGACGAGTTCGCCTCGCTGCGCCGCCTCTCGGTGCGCGGGCTGCGCTTCGAACAGCCCGCGTCCGGCGCCGCCTCCCTGCACGCCAAGGAGGTGGAGCTGGAGAAGCCCCGGCTCTTCGTGGCGCTGTTCAAGGACGGCTCCACCAGCTTCGGCCGCGCCTTGGAGACCGGGGGCCCGGAAAACGGGAACGCCGAGCCCGAAGCCTCCGGCGCCCGGACCAAGCCGTCCAAGACGGCCAAGGGATCGGGCAAGGAACCGGCCAAGGGATCGGGCAAGGAACCGGGCAACGAATCGGGCACCGGGCCGCTCGCCGCGCTGGACGTGGGCAGCCTGTCCATCGACGGCGGCGAGGTGCGCTTTCACGACGAACGGTTCTCGCCCGTCTTCACCACCGAGGCGACCGACATCACGGGGAAGATCACGGGCATCTCGCAGGACCCGTCCACGAGCGCCGACGTCAAGCTGAGCGCCTCCATCGAGGGCGCGCCCCTGAAGGTGGCGGGCAAGGCGAACGCCCTGGCGAGCCCTCCGTCCGCCGACCTGCACGCCGCTCTCTCCGGGCTCGACCTCGTGCCGTTCTCGCCCTACGCGGTCGAATACGTCGCCTATCCCGTGGAGCACGGGCGGCTTTCCTACGACGTGGCCATGCGGGCCAGAAAATGGGTGCTGCGCTCGGACAACCGCATCACCCTGAGCGGGCTCGAGCTCGGCTCGAAGGACGACCGGCCCGGCGCGCCGGACTATCCGGTGAAGCTCGCCCTGGCCCTGATGGAGGATTTGAGCGGCGACGTGGACCTGGACCTGCCGGTGCAGGGCAGGATGGACGACCCCGACTTCCGTTTCGGCGGACTGGTGGGGCAGGCCCTGCAGAACCTGATGCTGCGCGTCGTGACCTCGCCCTTCGCCCTGGTGGGCAACCTGCTGAGCCTCGGGATGAGCGGCGTGGACATGCGGCGCGTGGACTTCTCGCCCGGCTCGGCAGCGCTGAACGACGCGGCGCAAAAGGACCTGAGCGCCGTGGCCGAGGTGCTGCGCAAGCGCCCGCGCCTGAGCATCGAGGTGCGGGGGGTGGCGGACACGGCCGTGGACACCGAGGGGCTCAAGGAGCAGGCGCTGCTGCAGAGCCTGCGCGAGGCCAAGTACGCCTCGCTCTCGCGCCGCGAGCGCGCCCGCACGGACGCGGACCACGTGACCATCGAGCCGGACGAGTACGACGACCTGCTGGAAGAGGTCTACGACGACGCGCCCTTCGACAAGCCGGAGAACCTGCTGGGCATGACCAAGTCGCAGCCCGACGACGTGATGGAGTCGGCCTTGAAGGAGCACCACGAGGTGACGCCCGAGGAGTTCAAGCGGCTGGCCGAGGCGCGCGCCAAGGCCGTGCGCGAGCGGCTGCTGCAGCTGGACCCGGGCCTGGCCTCGCGGGTGCTCCTGTCCGGGGCCAGGGTGGTGTCCGCCCCGAGCGGGGCCGAGACTGCCGGGGAGCGGGGCGGAGGCCATGTGGAGCTGGAGCTGCGCTAGCCCCGCGTCCCCGAAGGGCCTCGCCGTGGTGCGCGGCGAGAGCAGGCGGCGCGCCGCGGGGACGCCGCACGCGACGAGGGGCGGGGAGGGCTTTCCCTCCCCGCCCCTCGCGGGCGTTTTCCCTTCCCCTTGCCTGCTATCCTGAAATGGGCTTGTACCAGACGTTCATGCTCTCGAGCCTGCCGCCGATCTGGGTGTTGTTGGGCAGGGTCCCGGCGTGGCGGTAGCCTGCGCGGGCGAACACGGCGTTGATGCCGGGGTGCTCGGCGCGGGCGATGGTGTAGGCCGTGCGGATGCCCCGGCGGCGCATGGCCGCCTCCATGCGCGCGAGCAGGCGGCCCGCCGCGCCCTTGCCCCGGCAGCCGGGCCGGGTGGCGAAGTCGGTCATCTCGGCGCAGGCCCAGGCGCGGTCGATCTCCGCGGACGCGGCCGAGGCCAGGCGGCCCCGGCGCTCTATGCCGTAGAAGGCCACGTCCGCGTCCATGGCCCGGCGCAGGTAGGCCGGGTCGTTGATGGGAAAGGGATAGGAGGCGAAGACCTCGCCGTAGAGCCGGGCCATGTCCGGGGCGTGGTCCGGTCCCAGGCGCACCACATCCGCCGCGCCCGGGGCCCGGCCCGCGTCCGGCGCGTCCGGCGCCGCGGCCGCTGCCCGGGCCTTTTCACGCGCGATGCGGCGCACGTCCTCGAGCAGGTCCGGGTCGCGGGGCACGGCCCGCTCGCGCGAGAGGTAGCGGCTCATGAAGCAGCCCGCGTCGCGTCCCCGGAACAGGCCGGGCACGCGGGCCTCGCAGTCGAAGCCGCGCGAGGCGAAGAGGGGCTCGGCGCGGCCCGGGACGCGGGCGAAGAGCTTGGTGTAGCCGTGTTCGCGCGCAAGTCCGTCCATGCGCTCGATGATCTCCGGCAGGTCGGCCTCGTCGAGCTTCATGAGGTAGACGCGGCTGTTGGCCGGGCCGTGCTGCAGGAGGGAGCCGCCCAGGCGCACCACGCTGTCGGGCCGCGCCTGGGCCTTGGGCTCCCTGGCGGTGGGCGCCGCCTCAGGACAGGTCATTGCGCCGCTCCATGCGTGCGTTGCCGCTCGGGGTCAGGCTCGTGGTCTCGTCCCAGTCCGAGAGCAGCTTCTGGATGCCGATGGCCTTCTCCTCGCCGTCCTGCTCCTTGAGCTGCAGGTTGCAGCGGGCGCAGTCGCGGTCGCAGAAGGTGGGCTCGTAGGCGTCGGGCTCGCGGTAGGTGGTGATGACGCCCTCGTAGTTGCGCAGCACGGCCTTTCCGGCCCCCCAGGAGACCACGTAGTTGGGCATGACCGGGATCTTGCCGCCCCCGCCGGGCGCGTCCACGACGTAGGTGGGCACGGCGAAGCCGCTGGTGTGCCCGCGCAGGCTCTCCATGATCTCGATGCCCTTGGAGACGGGCGTGCGGAAATGGGTCAGTCCCTCGGAGAGGTCGCACTGGTAGAGGTAGTAGGGGCGCACGCGGTTCTTGACCAGCTTGTGGTTCAGGGTCTTGATGAGCCGCGGGCAGTCGTTGACCCCGGCCAGGAGCACGCTCTGGTTGCCCAGGGGGATGCCCGCGTCGGCCAGGCGCGCCAGGGCCGCGCGCGAGGTGGGGGTCAGCTCGCGGGGGTGGTTGAAGTGGGTGTTCAGCCACAGGGGGTGGTGCTTCCTCAGCACGGCCACAAGCTCGTCCGTGATGCGGTAGGGCAGGACCACGGGCATGCGCGTGCCTATGCGCACCACCTCCACGTGCTCGATCTCCCGCACCCGCGAGAGCAGCCAGTCGAGCATCTCGTCGGAGAGCATCAGGGGATCGCCGCCGGAGAGCAGCACGTCGCGGATCTGCGGCGTCTGCCGGATGTAGTCGAGCCCGGCCTCGAGGTCGGCGCGCGTGGGCGTGGAGTCCGCGTCGCCCACCTTGCGCTTGCGTGTGCAGTGGCGGCAGTACATGGAGCAGGTGTTGCTGACGTGGAAGAGCACGCGGTCCGGGTAGCGGTGGGTGATGCCCGGGGCCGGGCTGTCCTCGTCCTCGTGCAGCGGGTCGGCCATGTCGCAGCGGTCGATGCGAAGCTCCTCGCGCGAGGGGAAGGACTGCAGGAACACGGGA
This genomic stretch from Desulfovibrio sp. X2 harbors:
- a CDS encoding DUF362 domain-containing protein is translated as MEKAKVFFTDFHTKAFGDGLPTKLKKLIKKAGIGQIDMEGKFAAIKMHFGELGNVSYLRPNYAKAVADVVRELGGKPFLTDCNTMYPGKRKNALEHLECAWENGFTPLTVGCPVLIGDGLKGTDDVEVPVAGGEYVKAAKIGRAVMDADVFISLTHFKGHEMTGFGGAIKNIGMGCGSRAGKMEQHCSGTANIDEAKCKGCRSCLKECANGALEFDLESKKTRVVAETCVGCGRCLGSCNFDAISFALDSANELLNRRMAEYTKAVVDGRPCFHISLVVDVSPNCDCHGENDVPILPNLGMFASFDPLALDQACVDACMKAKPLPGSQLAKNMAKPGFVDHHDHFRNSRPECEWRSCLDQAEKIGLGTREYELIVVK
- a CDS encoding putative quinol monooxygenase, encoding MKALVVKVHMKAEFREQFIAEMRADAIGSEKLEPGCLMFNIVNDASDPDVLYLFEVYKDDAAVQAHGKMPHFVQWLEKTKDWLAAPLRIMPCNTLYPPENAWKKRPAPED
- a CDS encoding DUF748 domain-containing protein produces the protein MRREIGTSLAAAWARVRRLWSSRRVRRWVLWAAGAVAAWGLLAGLALPPVLRSQMEARLSDVLGVHCTVESVHFNPYTLRLSVENVRVPQPSGEGEALTLGALEVAPSLSSVLHFAPMLAHVRLVDPVLHVTRFAGGRFSFSPFLADGEGEAEKAGPEARTGDAQTGDAQAGDAHTAEEGQKEAQKTAPLFPFAVSDFEIRNGTVIFNDAPLKTVHTIKDLHLVVPFTSTLESDRDRAIVPRLTAVVDGRPLDVTGRLLPFADHPRTEFDVAAGEVDLTRYSGYLADVTPLRLESGMVGADLKLVAEQSAERGVDFSLSGTLNLRNLRVDAPSGKGTVFGLTSGRVEVERFSLSDRRLDVSLAELNGLSARAVRMADGQVDWETYFTTPPESAGGSAAAAPEPGPGAKAAPERPFVTAVREAEVRDGTLVWKDETVPGGAQVRLGSLAATLKDFSTPGGPGASGPAAKGGGAFTLSLRVDGGDSGKGAGKAGSLTAEGDLALAPFGLSLHLDASALPLPLARGYLAQALPLSLDAGTADVRGEIGFTEAASAQSAKADKGAKSPKSPKSPASDASGEPGPGLTVRKGAVQLANLSLSRDGQTPALTLGTLDVPDVSLDLAARTVSTGPVVLTKPEVRLARDEDGSVGLFVPGEKPAPAPESAPGGASGAASAEKAAEPGKAAPGKTSADTTASGKAAPSGKAPPSGKTASGHAAPPAAPPAASPAQPRADGESPEWKVNVASLRVDEGHVSFDDRHLEDPAELDLDGVRLTTGPLSLQKDAPLEAELGARWQKQGAISVKAKGTVEPLDVTLDTRLRGMDLKPLTPYLDNATGLVLGSCELSSRLTVALREREGTDGGDRAGGPHGGLDVSVEGATRLENLSLKLADGGDEFASLRRLSVRGLRFEQPASGAASLHAKEVELEKPRLFVALFKDGSTSFGRALETGGPENGNAEPEASGARTKPSKTAKGSGKEPAKGSGKEPGNESGTGPLAALDVGSLSIDGGEVRFHDERFSPVFTTEATDITGKITGISQDPSTSADVKLSASIEGAPLKVAGKANALASPPSADLHAALSGLDLVPFSPYAVEYVAYPVEHGRLSYDVAMRARKWVLRSDNRITLSGLELGSKDDRPGAPDYPVKLALALMEDLSGDVDLDLPVQGRMDDPDFRFGGLVGQALQNLMLRVVTSPFALVGNLLSLGMSGVDMRRVDFSPGSAALNDAAQKDLSAVAEVLRKRPRLSIEVRGVADTAVDTEGLKEQALLQSLREAKYASLSRRERARTDADHVTIEPDEYDDLLEEVYDDAPFDKPENLLGMTKSQPDDVMESALKEHHEVTPEEFKRLAEARAKAVRERLLQLDPGLASRVLLSGARVVSAPSGAETAGERGGGHVELELR
- the ablB gene encoding putative beta-lysine N-acetyltransferase is translated as MTCPEAAPTAREPKAQARPDSVVRLGGSLLQHGPANSRVYLMKLDEADLPEIIERMDGLAREHGYTKLFARVPGRAEPLFASRGFDCEARVPGLFRGRDAGCFMSRYLSRERAVPRDPDLLEDVRRIAREKARAAAAAPDAPDAGRAPGAADVVRLGPDHAPDMARLYGEVFASYPFPINDPAYLRRAMDADVAFYGIERRGRLASAASAEIDRAWACAEMTDFATRPGCRGKGAAGRLLARMEAAMRRRGIRTAYTIARAEHPGINAVFARAGYRHAGTLPNNTQIGGRLESMNVWYKPISG
- the ablA gene encoding lysine 2,3-aminomutase yields the protein MTLFDDRSKEVARLIRTKTGTADWTDWRWHIRHCVKTVEGFERALGVRFEAGDRAAFEETLARFPMSVTPYYLSLIDPGDYANDPVFLQSFPSREELRIDRCDMADPLHEDEDSPAPGITHRYPDRVLFHVSNTCSMYCRHCTRKRKVGDADSTPTRADLEAGLDYIRQTPQIRDVLLSGGDPLMLSDEMLDWLLSRVREIEHVEVVRIGTRMPVVLPYRITDELVAVLRKHHPLWLNTHFNHPRELTPTSRAALARLADAGIPLGNQSVLLAGVNDCPRLIKTLNHKLVKNRVRPYYLYQCDLSEGLTHFRTPVSKGIEIMESLRGHTSGFAVPTYVVDAPGGGGKIPVMPNYVVSWGAGKAVLRNYEGVITTYREPDAYEPTFCDRDCARCNLQLKEQDGEEKAIGIQKLLSDWDETTSLTPSGNARMERRNDLS